One Candidatus Paceibacterota bacterium DNA window includes the following coding sequences:
- the gyrB gene encoding DNA topoisomerase (ATP-hydrolyzing) subunit B — translation MLQKPKKTEKDYTAKDIYVLEGLDPVRKRPGMYIGSTGPEGLHHLIWECIDNSLDEAMAGHAKNIEVILSPGNKVKTTDDGRGIPVERHWQTKKSALETVMTTLHAGAKFGGKAYQVAGGLHGVGVSVVCALSKWMRVEVCRDNIRYCQEYAKGKPKTAVKKDGKCRQTGTTVYFEPDPEIFSEIKFDFNKILKHLRQQAYLTKKIRITAIDQREKPEKFYAFYFEGGLSSYVKYLTRDVVKRHPNIYYGIGEKEGILVEAAFQYTEEYECFEESFANNIFTGEGGNHLTGFRTALTRTFNDYAKKNGILKESDENLSGEDVREGFTGVVSVKIKEPQFEGQTKAKLGNPEAKTAVEAVVSETLTDFLERNPQDARAIIEKCILSSKARKAARVARETVLRKGALEGLALPGKLADCSSRNPEDSELYIVEGESAGGSSRQARDRRFQAILPLRGKILNVERARLDKMLSSKEIKSLIIALGTAVADDFKIEKARYHRIIIMTDADVDGSHIRTLLLTLFYRYFKLLIEKGFIYIAQPPLYRLQSGKKIEYAYTEEEKDKVLMKLKKEKILNVSIQRYKGLGEMNPDQLWETTMNPEKRTLLRVDIEDVKEADRIFDILMGDEVLPRKKFIQTHAKGVKNLDI, via the coding sequence ATGCTACAAAAACCTAAAAAAACTGAAAAAGATTATACTGCCAAAGACATTTATGTTTTGGAAGGCCTTGATCCTGTCAGGAAAAGGCCCGGCATGTATATCGGTTCAACCGGTCCAGAGGGACTTCATCATTTGATTTGGGAATGCATTGATAACAGTTTGGATGAGGCAATGGCCGGGCATGCAAAAAACATTGAAGTTATTCTTTCGCCAGGCAACAAAGTGAAGACAACTGACGATGGCAGGGGAATTCCGGTTGAAAGGCACTGGCAAACTAAAAAATCAGCTTTGGAAACCGTAATGACAACATTGCATGCCGGAGCTAAATTCGGAGGCAAAGCTTACCAGGTGGCTGGCGGTTTGCACGGCGTGGGAGTTTCCGTGGTCTGCGCGCTTTCAAAATGGATGAGGGTTGAAGTCTGCCGAGATAACATTAGGTATTGCCAGGAATATGCCAAAGGAAAGCCTAAAACAGCCGTTAAAAAAGACGGCAAATGCAGGCAGACAGGCACCACGGTTTACTTTGAACCGGATCCTGAGATATTCAGCGAAATCAAATTCGATTTTAATAAGATTCTGAAACATCTCAGGCAGCAGGCTTACCTGACAAAAAAGATAAGAATCACTGCCATTGACCAAAGGGAAAAACCGGAAAAGTTCTACGCTTTTTATTTTGAGGGCGGACTGTCTTCATACGTCAAATATCTGACCAGAGACGTGGTTAAGCGCCATCCCAATATCTATTACGGTATCGGGGAAAAAGAAGGAATTCTGGTTGAGGCAGCTTTCCAATATACTGAAGAATATGAATGTTTTGAAGAAAGTTTTGCCAATAACATTTTTACCGGAGAGGGGGGAAATCACTTGACCGGCTTTAGAACCGCTTTAACCAGGACTTTTAACGATTACGCCAAAAAGAACGGCATTCTTAAAGAAAGCGATGAGAATTTGTCGGGTGAAGACGTCAGAGAGGGATTTACCGGCGTGGTTTCCGTAAAAATCAAAGAGCCGCAATTTGAAGGACAGACCAAAGCAAAGTTAGGTAATCCTGAGGCCAAAACAGCAGTGGAAGCAGTTGTTTCGGAAACCCTGACTGATTTTTTGGAAAGGAATCCGCAGGATGCCCGGGCGATTATTGAAAAATGTATTCTTTCTTCAAAAGCCAGGAAAGCAGCTAGGGTGGCGCGTGAGACTGTTTTGCGCAAGGGAGCATTAGAGGGATTGGCTTTGCCGGGCAAATTGGCTGACTGCAGTTCTCGAAATCCCGAAGACTCAGAACTTTACATAGTTGAGGGTGAGTCAGCTGGCGGCAGTTCTCGCCAGGCTAGGGACAGAAGATTCCAGGCTATTCTGCCTTTAAGGGGAAAGATATTGAATGTTGAGCGCGCCCGTCTGGACAAGATGCTTTCTTCCAAAGAGATAAAATCATTGATCATTGCTTTGGGTACGGCAGTGGCTGATGATTTTAAAATTGAAAAGGCCAGATACCACCGCATTATTATAATGACTGATGCTGATGTTGACGGTTCCCATATAAGAACTCTTCTTTTAACTCTTTTTTACCGCTATTTCAAGCTGCTGATTGAAAAAGGCTTCATATATATTGCTCAGCCTCCTCTTTACCGTTTACAGTCAGGCAAAAAGATAGAATATGCATATACCGAAGAGGAAAAAGACAAGGTTTTAATGAAATTGAAGAAAGAGAAAATCTTGAATGTTTCGATACAAAGATACAAGGGTTTGGGAGAAATGAATCCGGATCAGCTTTGGGAAACCACCATGAATCCTGAAAAAAGGACTTTATTAAGGGTAGATATTGAAGATGTCAAGGAAGCTGACAGAATTTTCGATATCTTGATGGGAGATGAAGTGCTGCCCCGAAAGAAATTCATCCAGACGCATGCCAAAGGCGTTAAGAATTTAGACATTTAG
- a CDS encoding phenylalanine--tRNA ligase subunit beta yields the protein MLFSYNWLQSFFDKKLPQAKHLSELLTKHFAEVEEIKKNGNDYIFDIDIRPNRASDCFSHMGIAREISAILNYQIKRFPSVKNTAGKQASVKVEVLAKSACLRYTARLVKDIKVGPSPKWLSDELKICGLGPINNIVDIANYVMLETGQPLHAFDAEKLAGGKIVVRFAKDKEKIVTLEDQKFNLSPDVLVIADSNHPIAIAGIKGGKSPEIGKSTKTIVLESANFNPQVIRKSSKKLNLRTDASLRFEHSIDPGLTEPAINRAAFLIEEIAGGKMAGSVIDVYPKKVLAKMIKLDLAYVERLLGIKISSIEIKKILERLGFEIKNSQSKIFYVKVPTFRLDVSLPEDLIEEIGRIYGYDRIPLVSPISYLIPAKRNLNVFWEDFVKNVLKEARFIETYNYSFFGEKEAKLFGYKEKELVQVENPLNQEYEYLRASLIPGLLKNVEKNISNFNNFKIFELGKVFKYPLIEKRQLSGLILDEEFYYLKGVVDLIFEKLGIGDVWYDEHQPTPEQSSQSIWHARKCAEIKVNGKEIGFLGEISPKILSVLGIKNKVILFDIDFEKLSQLSSEEQEYRPISKFPSAIRDIAVLVPKDVKVAEILNKIYEAGGKAVRNVELFDLYEGMEMPEGKKNLAFHIIYQAEDRTLSSSEIDSLQRKVIKSLEKEQGWKVRK from the coding sequence ATGTTGTTTTCATATAATTGGTTACAATCTTTTTTTGATAAAAAATTACCTCAGGCAAAACATTTGTCTGAACTTTTGACAAAACACTTTGCCGAAGTTGAAGAAATTAAGAAAAACGGCAATGATTATATTTTTGACATTGATATCAGGCCGAATAGGGCATCGGATTGCTTTTCTCACATGGGAATTGCCAGGGAAATATCCGCTATTTTAAACTATCAAATTAAGCGTTTTCCTTCGGTAAAAAATACAGCTGGCAAACAAGCTTCTGTTAAAGTGGAAGTCCTGGCAAAGAGCGCTTGTTTAAGATATACTGCCAGACTGGTAAAAGACATTAAAGTCGGGCCTTCTCCCAAATGGCTGAGCGACGAACTGAAGATTTGCGGGTTAGGGCCGATAAACAACATAGTGGATATTGCCAATTATGTGATGTTGGAGACCGGCCAGCCCTTGCACGCTTTTGACGCGGAAAAGCTTGCCGGAGGAAAAATCGTAGTAAGGTTTGCCAAAGATAAAGAAAAGATTGTGACGCTTGAGGACCAGAAATTTAATTTAAGCCCAGATGTTTTGGTTATTGCCGACAGCAATCATCCCATAGCCATTGCCGGCATAAAAGGAGGGAAATCTCCTGAAATTGGCAAATCAACAAAAACAATAGTTTTGGAATCAGCCAACTTCAATCCTCAGGTTATCAGAAAGAGTTCCAAGAAATTGAATCTTAGGACAGACGCTTCTTTGAGATTTGAACACAGTATAGACCCTGGCCTGACAGAACCAGCAATCAACAGGGCAGCTTTTTTGATAGAAGAGATTGCCGGCGGCAAGATGGCTGGTTCAGTGATTGACGTTTATCCTAAAAAAGTTTTAGCCAAAATGATAAAATTGGATTTGGCTTATGTTGAGAGATTATTGGGGATAAAGATATCTTCAATTGAGATTAAGAAAATATTGGAAAGATTGGGTTTTGAAATTAAGAATTCACAGTCAAAGATATTTTACGTTAAAGTGCCGACTTTCAGGCTGGATGTTTCTTTGCCAGAAGACCTGATTGAAGAAATCGGCAGGATTTACGGCTATGATAGAATTCCTTTGGTTTCTCCGATATCATATTTAATACCCGCTAAAAGAAATCTGAATGTTTTCTGGGAAGATTTCGTTAAAAACGTTTTAAAAGAAGCCAGGTTTATTGAGACATATAATTATTCTTTTTTCGGAGAAAAGGAAGCAAAGTTGTTTGGTTACAAAGAAAAAGAACTGGTGCAAGTGGAAAATCCTTTAAACCAGGAATACGAGTATCTCAGAGCCAGTTTAATTCCAGGGCTGTTAAAGAACGTTGAAAAAAACATCAGTAATTTTAATAATTTTAAGATTTTTGAGCTGGGTAAGGTTTTCAAATATCCTTTAATAGAGAAGAGGCAGCTTTCCGGATTGATTCTAGATGAAGAGTTTTATTATTTGAAGGGCGTGGTTGATCTGATTTTTGAAAAATTGGGTATAGGAGACGTTTGGTACGACGAACATCAACCGACTCCCGAACAAAGCAGCCAATCAATCTGGCATGCTCGCAAGTGCGCTGAAATAAAGGTCAATGGTAAGGAAATAGGGTTTTTGGGTGAGATTTCTCCTAAAATCCTCAGTGTTTTGGGAATTAAAAACAAAGTGATTCTCTTTGATATCGATTTTGAAAAACTATCACAATTATCTTCTGAAGAACAGGAGTACCGGCCGATTTCCAAATTTCCTTCAGCTATCAGGGATATAGCTGTTCTGGTTCCTAAAGACGTGAAAGTGGCTGAAATTTTGAATAAAATTTATGAAGCTGGTGGAAAGGCAGTACGGAATGTTGAATTATTTGATCTTTACGAGGGCATGGAAATGCCAGAGGGCAAAAAGAATTTGGCCTTTCATATAATTTACCAAGCTGAGGACAGGACTCTTTCCTCTTCTGAAATTGATTCTTTGCAGAGAAAAGTTATTAAATCCTTGGAAAAAGAGCAAGGATGGAAAGTTAGAAAATAA
- the pheS gene encoding phenylalanine--tRNA ligase subunit alpha has product MVQIDLKSLKKQVEKEIDSAGNAELLNEVLKKYLGKKGELTLVLRSLVKLSKDERRKIGSEANKLKDFLKEKIQVKMEEVRFTGTSLKESEWIDITIPGKKPFSGHLHPLTLTKRKVEEIFQSMGFLIVEGPDMETEWYNFDALNIPKDHPARDVWDTFYLKNKRLLRAHTSPVQVRYMEKNNPPLRIIVPGNVFRHEATDSSHEFQLFQVEGLMVDRNISVANLKAIVGEFFRRFFEKDVKFRLRPDYFPFTEPSFDIAISCFVCQGKGCSVCKGTGWLEVAGAGMVHPNVFKNSKLVPKNWQGWAFGFGLERLAMLKYKINDIRLFRSGDLRFLNQF; this is encoded by the coding sequence ATGGTACAAATTGACTTAAAATCGCTTAAAAAACAAGTAGAAAAGGAAATAGACAGTGCAGGAAATGCCGAGCTTTTGAATGAAGTTTTAAAAAAGTATTTAGGAAAGAAAGGAGAGCTTACTTTAGTTTTGCGTTCTTTGGTTAAACTTTCAAAAGACGAAAGAAGAAAAATCGGCAGCGAAGCAAATAAACTAAAGGATTTTTTAAAGGAGAAGATACAAGTAAAAATGGAAGAGGTGCGTTTTACCGGAACCTCTCTCAAAGAATCAGAATGGATTGATATAACTATTCCCGGGAAAAAGCCTTTTTCCGGCCATCTGCATCCTTTAACCTTGACCAAAAGAAAAGTGGAAGAGATTTTCCAATCAATGGGATTTTTAATTGTTGAGGGGCCTGATATGGAAACAGAATGGTATAATTTCGATGCTTTGAATATCCCTAAAGACCATCCTGCCAGAGATGTCTGGGATACTTTCTATCTTAAAAACAAACGTTTGCTTAGAGCTCATACCAGTCCTGTCCAGGTCCGCTATATGGAAAAGAATAATCCACCCTTAAGGATAATTGTTCCGGGAAATGTTTTCAGGCATGAGGCAACAGATTCTTCCCATGAATTTCAATTATTCCAAGTTGAAGGATTGATGGTTGATAGGAATATATCAGTAGCCAATTTGAAAGCCATTGTCGGAGAATTCTTCCGCAGATTTTTTGAGAAAGACGTTAAGTTCCGCTTGAGGCCGGATTATTTTCCTTTTACTGAACCGTCTTTTGATATCGCCATAAGCTGTTTTGTTTGCCAGGGCAAGGGATGTTCTGTTTGCAAAGGTACAGGTTGGTTGGAAGTGGCTGGTGCTGGAATGGTTCATCCTAATGTTTTCAAGAATTCCAAACTCGTTCCTAAAAACTGGCAGGGTTGGGCGTTCGGGTTTGGTTTAGAAAGACTGGCCATGCTTAAATACAAGATTAACGATATCAGGTTGTTTCGTTCGGGAGATTTAAGGTTTTTAAATCAATTTTAA
- the gatA gene encoding Asp-tRNA(Asn)/Glu-tRNA(Gln) amidotransferase subunit GatA, with translation MQTSNGVKIQDLTIAQAHQGLVNKEFSSVELCKAYLEKIREKDKDIFAFLSVIEETALKQAEEVDDIIKRGENIPVLAGIPCAVKDNIMVEGLKCTAASKILENYVALYEATVVRKLKKEKAVILGKTNLDEFAMGASGENSAFGPTKNPCDLTRVTGGSSSGSAAAVAADMAVYALGSDTAGSIRYPASLCGVVGLRPTYGAVSRFGLIAMASSLDQIGPLTKNIDDCKIVFDVIRGKDQMDSTSVDMRVENNGLKIKGLKIGVPKEYFVKEVDKEVEKIVKEAIKKYEAMGAKIMEVSLPHTDYAIATYYIIMPCEISANLARYDGIKYGHQDKSSNDLMEVYLRSRGRGLGDEVRRRIILGTYALSSGYYDAYYLKAQKVRTLVRQDFEKAFKKVDVLMTPVAPTPAFKLGEKIKDPLQMYLCDVFTGPVSLAGLPAVSLPVGKIDNLPVGLQIIGKPFEEDKILEISKLYAL, from the coding sequence ATGCAAACTTCTAACGGGGTGAAGATACAGGATCTAACCATTGCTCAGGCGCATCAAGGATTAGTCAACAAAGAGTTCTCATCTGTTGAATTGTGCAAAGCTTATCTGGAAAAGATAAGGGAAAAAGACAAAGACATTTTTGCTTTTTTGTCCGTTATCGAGGAAACAGCTTTAAAGCAAGCAGAAGAAGTTGATGATATAATCAAGAGAGGCGAGAACATACCGGTTCTGGCAGGCATTCCTTGCGCTGTAAAAGACAATATTATGGTTGAAGGGTTGAAGTGTACGGCTGCTTCAAAGATTTTAGAAAACTACGTTGCTCTTTATGAGGCTACGGTTGTCAGGAAATTGAAAAAGGAAAAGGCGGTTATTTTGGGAAAAACCAATTTGGATGAGTTTGCCATGGGAGCTTCCGGAGAGAATTCAGCCTTCGGTCCGACAAAGAATCCTTGCGATTTAACCAGGGTAACAGGCGGCTCTTCATCTGGTTCAGCAGCTGCTGTTGCCGCAGACATGGCAGTTTACGCTTTGGGTTCTGATACAGCTGGTTCGATACGTTACCCTGCTTCTCTTTGCGGAGTGGTCGGGTTAAGGCCGACTTACGGCGCAGTTTCCCGCTTCGGACTGATTGCTATGGCTTCTTCTCTTGACCAGATAGGGCCTTTAACCAAGAATATAGATGACTGCAAGATTGTTTTTGATGTAATAAGGGGCAAAGATCAGATGGATTCAACTTCGGTTGATATGAGGGTTGAAAACAATGGATTGAAAATCAAGGGCTTGAAAATAGGCGTTCCCAAAGAATATTTTGTCAAAGAAGTTGATAAGGAAGTGGAAAAAATAGTGAAAGAGGCGATAAAGAAATACGAGGCAATGGGCGCAAAGATAATGGAAGTAAGTTTACCTCATACTGATTACGCTATAGCTACTTATTACATAATTATGCCTTGTGAGATTTCTGCTAATTTGGCAAGATACGATGGCATAAAATACGGACACCAGGACAAAAGCAGTAATGATTTAATGGAAGTTTATTTGCGTTCAAGGGGCAGGGGATTGGGAGACGAGGTACGCCGCAGGATTATTTTGGGAACATATGCTTTGTCCAGCGGTTATTACGACGCTTATTATTTGAAAGCCCAGAAAGTAAGGACTTTGGTAAGACAGGATTTTGAAAAGGCGTTTAAAAAGGTAGACGTTTTAATGACACCCGTTGCGCCGACTCCGGCTTTCAAGCTCGGAGAAAAGATTAAAGACCCGCTTCAAATGTATCTTTGCGATGTTTTTACCGGTCCTGTCAGTTTGGCTGGATTGCCGGCTGTTTCCTTGCCTGTCGGTAAGATAGACAATCTTCCTGTCGGACTTCAGATAATCGGCAAGCCGTTCGAAGAAGATAAAATTTTAGAAATATCAAAATTATATGCCTTGTAA
- the gatC gene encoding Asp-tRNA(Asn)/Glu-tRNA(Gln) amidotransferase subunit GatC has protein sequence MISKEEVQHIAKLARLGLTDQEIEKYQKELSSILDYFEKLKEVNISGIEPTSHSIKVENVLRKDEPKGKGSSRKLIESFPDKKEDYLKVKSILK, from the coding sequence ATGATTTCTAAAGAAGAAGTACAACATATAGCTAAACTTGCCAGATTGGGCTTAACTGATCAAGAAATTGAAAAATATCAGAAAGAGCTTTCTTCGATTTTGGATTATTTTGAAAAACTGAAAGAAGTGAATATTTCCGGCATTGAGCCGACCAGCCATTCGATCAAAGTTGAAAACGTATTAAGGAAAGATGAGCCAAAAGGAAAGGGGAGCAGCAGGAAATTAATAGAATCGTTTCCCGATAAAAAAGAAGATTATTTAAAAGTAAAATCAATTTTGAAATGA
- a CDS encoding rod shape-determining protein — protein MFNKLWRILSEDIAIDLGTANSRVYVRGRGIIITEPSVVAINQKTGQVLAIGDEAKKMVGRTPAHIVATRPLVSGVVSNFEVTEQMLKYFIDKAHQKKFLLNPRPRVIIGIPCGVTEVEKKAVSDAAKNAGAREVFIIEEPMAAALGARLPIQEAGGNLIVDIGGGTTDIAVISLGGIVLSKTLRIAGDRLNQDIIQFAQDEYKLLIGERTAEMLKIIIGSAYPLKEKKQLPMRGRNLVTGLPEEILVSDEDIRKALEKSIKQIIAETKTAVEETPPELLADIMVSGIQMAGGGSLLRGLATLIQKETKIPTKVIEDPTTAVVRGAGMVLENLDQLHEVLVETEYLEPPR, from the coding sequence ATGTTTAATAAACTCTGGAGAATACTTTCAGAAGATATTGCTATTGATTTAGGAACAGCTAATTCTCGGGTTTACGTTCGGGGTAGGGGAATCATTATTACTGAGCCTTCGGTTGTTGCCATAAATCAGAAAACAGGCCAGGTTTTGGCTATTGGAGATGAAGCAAAGAAAATGGTAGGCCGTACGCCAGCCCATATTGTGGCCACCAGGCCTTTGGTTTCCGGCGTTGTTTCTAATTTTGAAGTAACAGAGCAGATGTTAAAGTATTTTATTGATAAAGCGCACCAGAAAAAGTTTCTTTTGAATCCAAGGCCCAGGGTGATTATCGGCATTCCCTGCGGAGTAACAGAAGTTGAGAAAAAAGCTGTTTCTGATGCAGCTAAGAACGCAGGTGCCAGGGAGGTATTCATTATTGAGGAACCCATGGCTGCAGCTTTGGGCGCTCGTTTACCCATACAAGAAGCAGGAGGAAACCTTATAGTTGATATTGGCGGAGGGACAACGGATATTGCCGTGATTTCTCTGGGAGGAATAGTTTTGTCAAAAACTCTCCGGATTGCCGGAGACAGATTAAACCAGGACATTATTCAGTTCGCCCAAGATGAATACAAGCTGCTGATCGGCGAAAGAACAGCAGAAATGCTTAAAATAATAATAGGTTCAGCTTATCCTTTAAAAGAGAAAAAGCAGTTGCCAATGAGGGGGAGGAATTTGGTAACGGGATTGCCCGAGGAAATTCTAGTTTCTGACGAGGATATCAGAAAAGCTTTGGAAAAATCAATAAAACAGATAATTGCCGAAACGAAAACAGCTGTCGAGGAAACTCCGCCAGAATTACTGGCTGATATCATGGTTTCAGGGATTCAGATGGCAGGGGGCGGCTCTCTTTTAAGGGGGTTGGCTACTCTAATTCAAAAAGAAACCAAGATTCCGACCAAGGTTATTGAAGACCCGACAACAGCTGTGGTTAGGGGAGCAGGCATGGTATTGGAAAACCTTGATCAGCTTCACGAAGTATTAGTTGAAACAGAATATTTGGAACCGCCAAGATGA
- a CDS encoding prolyl-tRNA synthetase, which produces MKQSQLFTKTIREAPKDEQSINAKFLTRGGFVRKLMAGVYTFLPLGFLVQKKIEEIIRNEMNSVGGQEILMPALHSKKNWETTGRWKYPEMFKLKNRSDKDFSLGWTHEEIITPLVKEFINSYKDLPFYAYQIQDKFRDELRVKSGLLRGVEFLMKDLYSFHADEKDLDGYYEKMKKAYFNIFDKCGLSTKTFLTLAAGGTFSKYSHEFQTVTPFGEDEIFLCKKCRLAVNKEIIKQEKNKCPKCGNKSLSVEKAIEIGNIFQLKDKFSKVFNLNFVGKDKKEKLVSMGCYGIGLSRLMGAIVEINHDDKGIIWPKEVAPFLIHLIQVENNQKVSKAAFGLYENFQKQGIEVLYDDRQDKSVGEKFVDADLIGLPLRIVVSERTLKVNSVELKFRDKKETKLMKIKDLGKFLNNYV; this is translated from the coding sequence ATGAAACAATCTCAACTTTTCACAAAAACAATCAGGGAAGCGCCAAAAGACGAGCAGAGCATTAATGCCAAGTTTTTGACAAGAGGCGGCTTTGTCCGTAAATTAATGGCGGGGGTATATACATTTTTACCTTTGGGATTTTTGGTCCAAAAAAAGATTGAAGAGATTATCCGTAATGAAATGAATTCAGTTGGTGGTCAGGAGATTTTAATGCCAGCTTTGCATTCTAAGAAGAATTGGGAAACGACAGGCAGATGGAAGTATCCTGAAATGTTTAAATTGAAAAACCGTTCAGACAAAGACTTTTCCCTTGGCTGGACTCACGAGGAAATCATTACTCCCTTAGTCAAAGAATTTATTAACTCGTACAAAGACCTGCCTTTTTATGCTTATCAGATTCAGGATAAGTTTCGAGATGAATTACGGGTGAAATCAGGACTTTTAAGGGGAGTGGAGTTTTTGATGAAAGATTTATATTCTTTCCACGCCGATGAAAAAGACCTTGATGGTTATTACGAGAAAATGAAAAAAGCTTACTTTAATATATTTGATAAATGCGGTTTAAGCACCAAGACATTTTTGACCCTGGCTGCCGGTGGTACCTTTTCCAAGTATTCCCATGAATTTCAGACAGTGACGCCTTTTGGCGAAGACGAAATCTTTCTTTGTAAGAAGTGTAGATTGGCCGTAAATAAGGAAATAATCAAGCAGGAAAAGAATAAATGCCCGAAATGCGGCAATAAGTCTTTATCAGTTGAAAAAGCGATTGAGATAGGAAACATTTTCCAATTAAAAGACAAGTTTTCTAAGGTTTTTAATCTTAATTTTGTTGGAAAGGATAAAAAAGAAAAGCTTGTTTCCATGGGTTGTTATGGAATAGGCTTGAGCAGATTAATGGGAGCTATTGTCGAAATTAATCATGACGATAAAGGCATTATTTGGCCGAAAGAAGTTGCTCCTTTCTTAATTCATCTAATTCAGGTAGAAAACAATCAGAAAGTTAGCAAAGCAGCTTTTGGTTTATATGAGAATTTTCAAAAGCAGGGAATTGAAGTATTATATGACGATAGGCAGGATAAGAGCGTTGGTGAAAAATTCGTTGATGCTGACTTGATCGGTTTGCCCTTAAGAATCGTTGTCAGCGAAAGGACATTGAAGGTGAATTCCGTTGAATTAAAATTCAGGGACAAAAAAGAAACAAAGTTGATGAAAATCAAAGACTTAGGTAAATTTTTAAATAATTATGTTTAA
- a CDS encoding site-2 protease family protein encodes MFLTILIASLSLIGLVTLHEFGHFIVAKKFGVKVEEFGIGFPPRIFGKKIGDTIYSLNLLPLGAFVKMPGEIGQVNDPRSFSGQAVWKRALIAFAGVLSFWIVAAILFAIVFNLGTAVAVDDEASGLVNPRVQIASISAGSPAKLAGLQPGDTIKGMAISEEQLAVGKIREVQEFSNTHLGEEIVLTVERGNEVFDVKVVPRVSPPAGEGPLGVALVRTAMQSFSWYQAPWQGLVATVNMTGAIIKGYGQVISNIVQGQSSGVELMGPVGVVHLFTQASQMGTNYFLQFVGIVAIYIAIFNILPIPAVDGGKILFLGIEAIRRRPISEKVEQNITAVFFSLLLLLMVLVTIKDVARLF; translated from the coding sequence ATGTTTTTAACAATTCTTATCGCTTCTTTAAGCTTAATAGGGCTAGTAACTCTTCACGAATTCGGCCATTTTATCGTAGCAAAGAAATTCGGAGTAAAAGTTGAAGAATTTGGCATAGGTTTCCCTCCCAGGATATTCGGAAAAAAAATTGGCGATACTATTTATTCTTTAAATCTTCTGCCCCTAGGTGCTTTCGTAAAAATGCCGGGCGAAATAGGTCAGGTAAATGACCCTCGCAGTTTTTCAGGTCAGGCTGTCTGGAAAAGGGCTTTAATTGCTTTTGCCGGAGTGCTTTCTTTTTGGATAGTGGCAGCAATTCTATTTGCTATTGTTTTCAATTTAGGAACAGCAGTGGCTGTAGACGATGAAGCTTCTGGTTTAGTTAATCCAAGAGTGCAGATTGCTAGCATTTCTGCTGGCTCTCCGGCAAAACTTGCTGGCTTACAACCTGGGGATACGATAAAAGGAATGGCAATTAGCGAGGAGCAATTGGCTGTTGGTAAAATACGGGAAGTGCAGGAGTTCAGTAATACTCATTTAGGAGAAGAGATTGTTTTGACGGTTGAAAGGGGGAATGAAGTTTTTGACGTCAAAGTCGTACCTCGAGTTTCGCCGCCAGCAGGAGAAGGTCCTTTGGGCGTAGCTTTAGTCAGAACAGCAATGCAGTCTTTTTCCTGGTACCAGGCTCCTTGGCAGGGATTGGTGGCAACGGTTAATATGACAGGAGCAATAATTAAAGGTTACGGCCAAGTGATAAGCAATATTGTTCAAGGCCAGTCTTCGGGAGTTGAACTGATGGGTCCGGTAGGGGTCGTTCATCTTTTTACTCAGGCTAGCCAGATGGGAACGAATTATTTTCTGCAATTTGTCGGCATAGTGGCCATTTATATCGCTATTTTCAATATTCTGCCCATTCCAGCAGTTGACGGAGGCAAGATATTATTTCTGGGGATTGAAGCTATCAGGAGAAGGCCGATTAGCGAAAAAGTGGAGCAGAACATAACAGCTGTATTTTTCAGTTTATTACTTTTATTAATGGTTTTGGTGACGATAAAAGACGTTGCCAGATTATTTTAA
- the frr gene encoding ribosome recycling factor → MDSYKTIIQNIKPELDKVIGFLEKEMNKIRTSRATPSLVEDVVVDCFGQKFPLKQLAAISTPEAKQILIQPWDKSYIEGIVSALEKTGIGANPIVDKDAVRINLPPLNEEYRKNLTRTIAEKEEQSRRTIRKWREEVWSEIQDKTKQGEIREDDKFRAKDELQELVDDYNKKIEEMGENKKKEISE, encoded by the coding sequence ATGGATAGCTACAAAACAATCATTCAAAATATTAAACCGGAATTAGACAAGGTAATCGGCTTTTTAGAAAAGGAAATGAATAAGATTCGTACCAGCAGGGCAACGCCTTCTTTGGTGGAGGATGTTGTTGTTGACTGTTTCGGCCAGAAGTTTCCTTTAAAACAATTGGCTGCCATTTCTACACCTGAGGCAAAGCAGATTTTAATTCAGCCTTGGGATAAGTCTTATATCGAAGGCATTGTTTCAGCTTTGGAAAAGACGGGAATCGGCGCTAATCCAATTGTTGACAAGGATGCAGTCAGGATTAATTTGCCGCCTTTGAACGAAGAATACAGGAAGAATTTAACCAGGACCATTGCGGAAAAAGAAGAACAGTCAAGAAGGACTATTAGAAAGTGGAGGGAAGAGGTTTGGAGTGAAATCCAGGATAAAACAAAACAGGGAGAAATCAGGGAGGATGACAAGTTCCGGGCTAAAGACGAGCTTCAGGAGTTGGTTGACGATTACAATAAAAAGATAGAAGAAATGGGAGAGAATAAGAAAAAAGAAATATCAGAATAA